GTATGGCAAGGTTCTCTATCCAACAAAGTTTGTTCTACTGTGGTCATTGCTCTTCTATGGAACATTTGAAAACGTCACAACACTGGAGCTTTTCGAGATGACTTATTGCTCTGACCCAACCGTTGTAAAAATGTTCTGAAGTAAATTCTACTCCAGGACTGGGAATACATGTTGTTCCACCTAGCTGCAAGATTAGTCTAGTTTTAATTTCCTTTTCTCTAGCCCTGTATCTCTCTGCTACAACTTGTAATTGTTTCATGCTTGGGTAATATAAGGTTCAGGCCGGCGTAAGCCCGCGTCGACTCGTNNNNNNNNNNNNNNNNNNNNNNNNNNNNNNNNNNNNNNNNNNNNNNNNNNNNNNNNNNNNNNNNNNNNNNNNNNNNNNNNNNNNNNNNNNNNNNNNNNNNNNNNNNNNNNNNNNNNNNNNNNNNNNNNNNNNNNNNNNNNNNNNNNNNNNNNNNNNNNNNNNNNNNNNNNNNNNNNNNNNNNNNNNNNNNNNNNNNNNNNNNNNNNNNNNNNNNNNNNNNNNNNNNNNNNNNNNNNNNNNNNNNNNNNNNNNNNNNNNNNNNNNNNNNNNNNNNNNNNNNNNNNNNNNNNGCCTTTTtcccaacaacaacaaagcctttagtcccaaacaagttggggtaggctagaggtgaaacccataaaatctcacaaccaactcatggctcgggcacatggatagcaagcttccacgcacccctgtccatagctagctctttggtgatactccaatccttcaggtctctcttaacggactcctcccatgtcaaattcggtctaccccgccctctcttgacattctccgcacgctttagccatccgctatgcactggagcttctggaggcctgcgctgaatatgcccaaaccatctcagacgatgttggacaagcttctcttcaattggtgctaccccaactctatctcgtatatcactgGTACGCCTTTTTCCCATTTCTTTCAAATCTGTGCTCTTATATGTTATAAGTGATATTGATGTGGATTTATTTGTGGCATTTTAGTTAAGACAAGAGGACCACCAAAGTTCTGCTAGATTTGAGAAACGAAGGTAGCAAGTTCATGGAGAATGCTGGGTCTATTGTTGCATTGAATGAGCTGGAGATATAATTCAAAGCTCTAGAAAAATCAAACGTCATAGATATGATAAGTTTTGGTTTAAACCTTCCTACTACAGGCCTTAATTACTACACTAGTGTGATATATGAAGTTGTGCTCAAGGGGGGCACAGTTTGGATTTTCTATTCATACTTCCGTGTAAGTGTTTCAATTAGTCATATATCATGTCAGGGAACAAATAGAATGAGTTGTTACCAATGTTAATTTTGATAATTTCCTTTGATTTGGTTTGTTGTTTATGTATGGGGAAAAATCATACTGTAGATGGAGAGGAAATTATGTTTTCTTGGTAATGAaatggggagtacatatttcttaaGATGTCCATTTCAACTTCTTGCGCCTAAAACATGTTATTTATTTTGTAATTGATACCACGTGCATTGCAGGTGCACTATTACTAGTACACATATAAACAGCACAGCAACACAATGAAAGAAAGTACTAAACATGAGGTGGATAGTCACCTTCTGTACGTAAATGCCATGTGCATGGGGGAAGCTGTCATGTACTTCTTCACGGACACACAGTTTTTCAGCTTGAAGTGATCCAATCCTCAGACCATGCCATGGCTGCAGAACTCTCCTACACATATCACATCATTGATCATTCAATATATTTACTAACAATAGATCAGCTAGAAATATAGATGACATAAAACTACATAGAACTAAATACGTGAGACAAGTAACATCAGCTACACAGAACCCAGGATAGCGAAAGCAAGTTTGGTGACACCCGGGGAACAGTGAACAGCATATATTAAGGGGACTGGAACTGCTTACTCGCAGCTAGTGGCTACGACAAATAGCTGGTTTCTGGTGGCTCAGATGAATAGGATGTGACCCTCCTACCAGTGGTTAATACTCGAACGAGCCAACCGTGCAGCCATCGTGGCTGTCACTGATCAGCTGGGTAGTGGCAGCATAATTTTAGCATCTCCCAAGTATCCATCCAATAAACTTATCAATTTAAGAACCATTAAATGTTAGCTACGACCTACGATATCCTAATTTCAATCTCAAGTCCTGACCTAATATCTTCACAATAAAGAAATGATAAGAGAGTGGTAGGAAATTGTTTAGTATCTTGGCAACATGGGACTGAACTAAATATATTCCAAGTAAATACAGGTAAGAACTTTAAAACATACCCAAATTCATTGAAGTGCTTTAAGCATTTCTGGAGGATAGTGATTGGTAAGAAAGGAGCTCCATCCTTATAATAAAAGCTCATGCCTATGAATTTTCCATCAGCAGCAACAATGGGGCCCCCAATTCCAGCCTAGCACAAAATATACTGGCTGTGAACATGCTTTGTTTAGAATAATATATTTCATATTTAGGTACACTATATAATATTGTTCAATATGAACTATTTTGAAGATATTATGTATGAATATCTTACTAATGCGAACAAAAAGTCCTGCTCTAGTCATATTACCAGTTTCTTTTTATTAATCTTTCTACGGAGCGATAAAAGATTAGGGGAAATACCTTTGTGGTCTTACAAGTAGATGCCATGAGTTGCTGGCAATCGAATTTGCAAGTTTTGTACAGCAGTGTCCCACCTGTAGCCATTAGTTCTCCAGATTCAAAAACTCGTCCAATAGCTACCAGTTTACTTTGGGAGAATTTGACATTAGCTGTCACCTCATTATGAAAGCATGCTGCACGAAGTTCTGGAAAAGCCTTGGTGTTCACAACAGCAATATTATAATAAAAATTATATTTCCACAGTTTTCCTACAACAAGCTTGCCATTGGGCAGGCGCACCTTAATCTGCATGCAAGTACAAACTGTATCATTTTCATCTCATGGGCAAATAATCATAACAAAGCAATATGATGGAAAATTGACTAGTAGCACTAACCTCCAGTTTATCAAGTATCTTActttcatcttcaggggatctaatCAAGCTAGCAGAGGTTAGAATGCTCATGCTGGATGTTGTGTGCTGTATGATTGTGCCTGTGCATGTAAACTGTCTAGTTTTACCTACACAGGATTAAAAGTTTTAGTTACTGTAACCTTAAAAACTTGGAATCCCTATAACAAAACGATTGCATTGTTACCCTTAAAAGCAGCAAGTGAAACAATGGACTGGCATAGGCTCAAAGCAAGCAACTTAATGCTGGTTTGCTCTTCACTGTAGCCATCTAAATTTCCAAAGCAGAGCTCAAATGTATTCACCAAGCGCATGCCCCCTAATCGAAGAAACATAACATACCATGAGGGCTATAATAAATATCTTGAAACACATAAAAATAACGGGAGGGGAGAATCAGAAAAATGGAAAATAATAACTTGCCAGCAATCTTAGATGGCATAGGATAACCACAGGGAAGTAGGCTCTTGCGTAATATGCGTGATAGGTCTGGTGCAATAGGTGAAAATGTGTATCAATTAGCATTCAAAGCCAATATGCAAGATAAAACTGGCGCATGCCAAAACAAAAGGAATAGCTTTTGGTCAGACAAGTTTCAACCAAACAAACAAAAAATCACATGAGTAACATGTTTCTGTCGAACAAGACTTTTAACATTGAACGAACCTAGGAAGCAATGTTTCATTTCATTAGTACTTTTTATGTTGCATATGTTTAAACATGATGTTGTCGTTTAACGGTAGAAATAATTCCAGAGATGTCCGGTCCAATACTAGGATCGAACGCATCCAATCCCTAGGTGTCCTCAAAATAAACTAACCATCCCTCGGAGGCGGAGAATCTGCAGGTAATGAACAATTAATAGCATTAATAATATATTTTAGCTAGCTCCATTATAATTCACAATTCAACAGAGACCAGGAATGGTTGTGCTTGGCTCACCTTCTCGGTTGGAGTTGGACTGTAAAGAAGCCTttctcttcttgcttgtgcttgctcCTCCTCCCGTGCTTGTACATTCTTGATTCTTTCTAGGCATCTCCTGGACCTATAATGACAGAAAGAATGCGCTAATTATTGACATAGTTATAAATAAAAGCTCAAGTGAAAATTGACC
Above is a window of Triticum dicoccoides isolate Atlit2015 ecotype Zavitan chromosome 5B, WEW_v2.0, whole genome shotgun sequence DNA encoding:
- the LOC119305597 gene encoding serine protease HTRA3-like gives rise to the protein MRLVNTFELCFGNLDGYSEEQTSIKLLALSLCQSIVSLAAFKGKTRQFTCTGTIIQHTTSSMSILTSASLIRSPEDESKILDKLEIKVRLPNGKLVVGKLWKYNFYYNIAVVNTKAFPELRAACFHNEVTANVKFSQSKLVAIGRVFESGELMATGGTLLYKTCKFDCQQLMASTCKTTKAGIGGPIVAADGKFIGMSFYYKDGAPFLPITILQKCLKHFNEFGRVLQPWHGLRIGSLQAEKLCVREEVHDSFPHAHGIYVQKVVGGSPAADSGIKAGDVISKLDDFSLSNAHKFHELILDKAESALRHGEGMHFTVSVLRPSSGFQFCATISAEVIDTSKQNMSNQNKSKENSVRWPVPKTKWLYPDDVRDADMMPLVRKCRRPGYIYEAPLTTDLSRYTRL